A stretch of Janibacter endophyticus DNA encodes these proteins:
- a CDS encoding enoyl-CoA hydratase-related protein, which translates to MSDFTDITYEIENGLAWITINRPDRYNSFRARTVDELVKAFKMAWVSSDVGAIVLTGAGEKAFCTGGDQKQRMETGDYGPSDSGMLEIDSLHRVIRDVPKPVIAAVNGFAIGGGHVLHVLCDLSIASDTAVFGQNGPRVGSFDAGFGTAYLARVVGEKRAREIWFLCRRYTAEQACDWGLVNKVVPADQLRAEVQAWGEEIVQLSPTALKMLKQSFNMDTEQFAAMGQMAMTGLHMFGESDEAKEGITAFNEKRLPDFSNYRGN; encoded by the coding sequence ATGAGTGACTTCACCGACATCACCTACGAGATCGAGAACGGCCTCGCCTGGATCACCATCAACCGCCCGGACCGGTACAACTCATTCCGCGCACGCACGGTGGATGAACTTGTCAAGGCCTTCAAGATGGCCTGGGTCAGCTCCGACGTGGGCGCGATCGTGCTCACCGGCGCCGGCGAGAAGGCGTTCTGCACCGGCGGTGACCAGAAGCAGCGGATGGAGACCGGTGACTACGGACCCTCCGACAGCGGCATGCTCGAGATTGACTCGTTGCACCGGGTCATTCGCGACGTCCCCAAGCCGGTCATCGCGGCTGTCAACGGGTTCGCCATCGGCGGCGGTCACGTCCTCCACGTTCTCTGCGACCTGTCGATCGCCTCCGACACCGCGGTCTTCGGTCAGAACGGCCCCCGCGTCGGTTCCTTCGACGCCGGTTTCGGCACCGCCTACCTCGCCCGCGTCGTTGGTGAGAAGCGGGCTCGAGAGATCTGGTTCCTTTGCCGCCGGTACACCGCCGAGCAAGCCTGTGACTGGGGCCTGGTCAACAAAGTCGTGCCGGCCGACCAACTGCGAGCCGAGGTCCAGGCCTGGGGCGAGGAGATCGTGCAGCTTTCCCCCACTGCCCTGAAGATGCTCAAGCAGTCCTTCAACATGGACACCGAGCAGTTTGCCGCCATGGGTCAGATGGCCATGACCGGTCTGCACATGTTCGGCGAGTCCGACGAGGCCAAGGAAGGCATCACCGCGTTCAACGAGAAGCGGCTGCCGGACTTCTCAAACTACCGGGGCAACTGA
- a CDS encoding EamA family transporter: MRGKVWLGLGLIYLTWGSLYLGIRLVVEDAPPMVSMALRFAGAGAVMLAFLAARDVRRLRASRRQVLGAFGLGALLLGVGNGMNAFGQVLGVPSGVTALLCATVPLFVTVLRVMSGRRPHALSLLGVVVGMCGVAYLILGDGAVREGSLPAWGVLSVLTAALGWSLGSYFQPRVWRPADVLASTTYQLLGAALFLVVLSRVMREPLDLDMGATAWGALVYLIIVGSIVSFTVYQWLLGHAPLELVATHTYVNPVVAVALGAMVLGETLGPAVILGGGAVVLSVVLTVVAETRIHARDRTGAEVRS; the protein is encoded by the coding sequence GTGCGCGGCAAGGTCTGGCTCGGACTGGGCCTGATCTACCTCACCTGGGGGTCGCTCTACCTCGGTATCCGGCTCGTCGTCGAGGACGCGCCGCCCATGGTGTCGATGGCGCTTCGCTTCGCGGGCGCCGGCGCCGTGATGCTCGCCTTCCTTGCCGCGCGGGACGTCAGGCGCCTCCGAGCCTCTCGTCGTCAGGTGCTCGGGGCATTCGGGCTCGGAGCCCTGCTCCTGGGCGTCGGGAACGGGATGAATGCCTTCGGCCAGGTCCTCGGGGTTCCGTCAGGGGTCACCGCGCTGCTGTGCGCCACTGTTCCGCTCTTCGTCACCGTGCTCCGAGTGATGAGTGGTCGTCGACCTCACGCCCTGAGCCTGCTCGGTGTGGTCGTCGGAATGTGCGGGGTGGCATATCTCATCCTCGGGGACGGGGCGGTGCGCGAAGGAAGCTTGCCGGCCTGGGGGGTTCTGTCTGTCCTCACCGCGGCACTGGGATGGTCGCTGGGGTCCTACTTCCAGCCGAGGGTCTGGAGGCCCGCGGATGTCTTGGCCAGCACGACCTATCAGCTCCTCGGTGCGGCACTCTTCCTCGTCGTCTTGTCGCGGGTGATGAGGGAGCCTCTAGACCTCGATATGGGTGCTACGGCGTGGGGAGCCCTGGTCTACCTGATCATCGTGGGGTCGATCGTCAGCTTCACCGTGTACCAGTGGTTGCTGGGCCACGCGCCGCTCGAGCTCGTCGCGACACACACCTACGTCAACCCCGTCGTCGCTGTGGCGCTCGGGGCGATGGTGCTCGGTGAGACTCTGGGCCCGGCAGTGATCCTGGGCGGCGGCGCGGTCGTGCTGTCGGTCGTGCTGACTGTCGTGGCGGAGACTAGGATCCACGCCCGTGACAGGACGGGCGCCGAGGTGCGTTCCTGA